In a single window of the Pseudomonas entomophila genome:
- a CDS encoding ABC transporter substrate-binding protein — protein MCNTAQALDLTAQEQAGKRLYREGVSSSDAQLLARVGASDITVPASVLPCASCHGNDGRGRSEGGVRPASLDWQRLALGPGVRETNSRRYPAYTESSLAQVIRSGIDPAGNRLDPAMPRFELSLADQRNLTAYLKRLGEERDPGLEEGVLRLGTLLPQSGPLAEAGRVVKAVLEDGVAQINQQGGLHGRRLQLVALDPGYDPASAGQALDRLLHQEQVFALIAPLAAQLDSATLAREGVPLIGSTPRDGGATPVFDPLPSLPEQLLSLAVHGRDGLGLRGDTLQVVFAGENQAAAANALQGRLRSLGFALPEAQAFNGQAPSAEGILFLGGAPAFAELAATLQAQGRTPYLFAASSQVASVLPTLSAQWSQRLLLAYPFVPGDWTDTGRATLAGVRQRQGLDARQASLQVGTLCAWRLLTEALKRIGRDASREQLINALEQLHALDTGLTPPLGFGPGRRQGMAGAHVVAVSLPGPGFTEVAPYRAAAQAP, from the coding sequence ATGTGCAACACGGCCCAAGCCCTCGACCTGACAGCCCAGGAGCAGGCCGGCAAGCGGCTGTATCGCGAAGGGGTGTCCAGCAGCGACGCCCAACTGCTGGCCCGGGTCGGCGCCAGCGACATCACGGTACCCGCCAGTGTGCTGCCCTGCGCCAGTTGCCATGGCAACGACGGGCGCGGCCGCAGTGAGGGCGGGGTGCGGCCAGCGAGCCTGGACTGGCAGCGCCTGGCCCTTGGGCCGGGCGTACGCGAAACCAACAGCCGGCGCTACCCGGCCTATACAGAATCGAGCCTGGCGCAGGTCATCCGCAGCGGCATCGACCCTGCCGGCAACCGCCTGGACCCAGCCATGCCGCGCTTCGAGCTGAGCCTGGCCGACCAGCGCAACCTGACGGCCTACCTTAAACGCCTGGGTGAGGAACGCGACCCAGGGCTGGAGGAGGGGGTGCTGCGCTTGGGCACGCTGCTGCCGCAAAGCGGCCCCCTGGCCGAGGCTGGGCGCGTGGTGAAAGCGGTGCTGGAGGATGGCGTCGCCCAGATCAACCAGCAAGGTGGCTTGCATGGGCGGCGCTTGCAGCTGGTCGCGCTGGACCCTGGGTACGATCCGGCCAGCGCCGGGCAGGCGCTGGACAGGTTGTTGCATCAGGAGCAGGTGTTCGCCTTGATCGCGCCACTGGCCGCGCAGCTGGACAGTGCCACGCTGGCCCGCGAAGGCGTGCCCCTGATCGGCAGCACGCCGCGTGACGGCGGGGCTACGCCGGTGTTCGACCCGCTGCCCTCACTGCCCGAGCAGTTGCTCAGCCTGGCCGTGCATGGGCGTGATGGGCTCGGTCTGCGCGGCGATACCTTGCAGGTGGTGTTTGCCGGCGAAAACCAGGCGGCCGCCGCCAACGCCTTACAGGGCCGCTTGCGCAGCCTGGGTTTTGCCTTGCCCGAGGCGCAGGCATTCAATGGCCAGGCACCGAGCGCTGAGGGCATTCTTTTCCTCGGTGGTGCCCCGGCCTTTGCCGAACTGGCCGCGACGTTGCAGGCGCAGGGGCGAACACCGTACTTGTTCGCCGCCTCCAGCCAGGTGGCCAGCGTGCTGCCGACGCTCTCGGCGCAGTGGTCGCAGCGTCTGTTGCTGGCGTACCCGTTCGTCCCAGGTGATTGGACCGACACGGGCCGGGCGACGCTGGCCGGGGTTCGTCAACGCCAGGGGCTGGATGCCCGGCAGGCGTCGCTGCAGGTCGGCACGTTGTGCGCCTGGCGGTTGCTGACCGAAGCGTTGAAGCGGATCGGGCGGGACGCCAGCCGTGAGCAATTGATCAACGCCTTGGAGCAGTTGCATGCGCTCGACACCGGCCTCACCCCACCCCTGGGCTTTGGCCCGGGGCGGCGGCAGGGCATGGCCGGTGCTCATGTGGTCGCGGTGAGCTTGCCGGGGCCGGGTTTCACCGAGGTCGCGCCGTATCGCGCCGCGGCGCAGGCGCCATGA